TTGAGAGCCCCCTGATGCCCGTGTCCTTCCTTCCTGTTGCGTGGAGGATGTTGCCAGAGAGCATGAAAAGGAGGTTCTTGAACAGCATGTGGTTGAAGGAGTGCAGTAGGACGGCTGTTATGGCCACTTCCTTGAGCTCCCCCGAAAGGAGCAGGTACGCCCCAATGGCGAGGAATATGTACCCCATGTTGTCGATGCTTGAGTAGGCCATCATCCTCTTGATGTCCTTCTGGTTGAGTGCCAGCAACGAACCGAGGGCGATTGTGACGATTGAGAGCACCACAAGCGGGACTGCTATTGAACCCGCCCTACCGAACGTTTCCAAGGTTCTTAACATCCCATAGACCGCCATTTTGAGCATAACCCCACTGAGGAGTGCCGAAACATTACTCGGTGCAACGGGATGGGCCTCAGGGAGCCAGAAATGCAGGGGGAAAATGCCCGCCTTTGCTAGGAACCCCACGGTCAATGCCCAGATTACCCATGAGGGAACTACAGTACCGCTTAGCGCCGAATAGTCGAGGGTTCCCGCATGACTGTAGACATAGCCCAGCCCTATAATCAGGGGTGCAGTGTTCAGGGCGTGCATTGCAACAAGGTACACGACGCTGGCCCTCAGGGTTTCCCTCCTCTCGTGGTTATACATGATGAGGACGTAGGAGGCGGCCGTCATCAGCTCCCAGAAAATCAGGAGAGTGAGGAAGTCCCTGGCGAGGACTATCAAGGCCATAGAAAGCACAAATAGGGGGTATGCTGCGGTCACGAGGTGCCTCCTGCCCATATAGGAGAGCGAGTACACGGAGACAGCAAAGCCCGCCACCCCCACGAGTATGGCGAAGAACCTGGACAGTTCATCGGTGGCAAAGGCAACGGTGATTCCTGAGATGGCGGCGTGGAAGACAATTCCCCCAGTAGCCTCAACCACCAGGGAAATGGACGCGAGCGCCGAGAGAACGCTCACTACCTTTGAGTTTCTGGACACCAGTCCTACGATGATAGCCAGGAGAAACATCAGCGCAAATATCATTGTACCACCCCCAGAAGGGCGTAGCCAATAAATGCAGACGTGAGAGAGAGGAGGATAAGCGAACACAGTGCCCCACTTACGATTCCGTCCACCCTTCTCGGCTCCCCTTCACTGAATATCATGGAGTTGATATTCCTCAGTGCTGAGTACAGAAGAACTACCGAATCCGCGAGAACCACGAGGAGGAGCAGGATTCCGAGCGGGACATCGTACATCTTCCCGGCGTTGAGGTATATGTAGAGCTTGCTAAAGAACACCCCAAACGGGGGCAGGCCCGCGAGTCCAAGTAGGGAAAAGCTCCATGAGTATGCCAGGAGGGGGGTTTCCTTCAGGCCCTTTATCCTCCCCATGTCCAGCGTCCCGTAGTAGTAGGTAAACGATCCAGCCGTCAGGAAGGCCAGTCCCTTGAGGTAAGCGTGGTTCATCAGCTGAAAGAGCGCGGCTTTAATTCCGAGGGGGTTTCCGAGGATGGCAATGGCGACACCGGTGTACATTATGGCACACTCCGCTATCGTGGAATACGCCAGCAGTTTCTTGGCATCGCTCTGCCTTGGATACTGGAGCATTGCAACGGTGAGGGTTGCCACGAGAATCAACGCCATGGGGTAGAAAACGGTGACTGGGGGCTCCATGAACCGGACGACCCTTATCAGAAGGTAGACCCCCATCTCTACCATGGCTGCACCGTGGAGAAAGGCACTTGCCGGGGTCGGGGCCTCCATTGCGTCCGGGATCCACGAGTAGAGCGGAAACTGGGCGCTCTTGGTAAACGCGGCCACCATAAAGCACAGGAACAGTATCATCTTCTCCCTCTCAGGAAGTGCTCCCAGGAAGTCAAGCCCAAGGTCCCCGTATTTGATTCCATACGCCACCGCTGTGTAGAAGCCGATTATGGCCCCGAAGTTGGGAATCAGCAGGGCCTTGAGCGCCGCCCGTTCCGCCCTTTTACTGCCATAGAACCCCACAACACCCCAGCACGCGAGGCTCATAAGCTCAAAGAATATTAGCATCTGGAGCACCGTGGAGGAGTATATGAAAGCCAGCGTTGAACCAAGGAACAGCATCATCCAGCCGTAGAACCGGCCCTTCTGCCCCCTGTGTGGGTGGCCGACGTTCTTTTCATCCATATAGCGGACGGCATAGGTCAGAAACACCGCCCCTGCCGTGGAAACAACAAACGCCGTGAAGACGCTCGTGCCGTCTACCCTAAGGCCGTAAACCT
Above is a window of Thermococcus celericrescens DNA encoding:
- a CDS encoding proton-conducting transporter transmembrane domain-containing protein, with the translated sequence MIFALMFLLAIIVGLVSRNSKVVSVLSALASISLVVEATGGIVFHAAISGITVAFATDELSRFFAILVGVAGFAVSVYSLSYMGRRHLVTAAYPLFVLSMALIVLARDFLTLLIFWELMTAASYVLIMYNHERRETLRASVVYLVAMHALNTAPLIIGLGYVYSHAGTLDYSALSGTVVPSWVIWALTVGFLAKAGIFPLHFWLPEAHPVAPSNVSALLSGVMLKMAVYGMLRTLETFGRAGSIAVPLVVLSIVTIALGSLLALNQKDIKRMMAYSSIDNMGYIFLAIGAYLLLSGELKEVAITAVLLHSFNHMLFKNLLFMLSGNILHATGRKDTGIRGLSREMPITFGLSIVGILAVSGVPPLNGFASKWLIYRATFLSKNPLLVAGGAVALLGSALTLAAYLKLYRVFTCEPNVEAEEAPLPMLLGEGILAVLCVVGGVVPGMLLRPVGLPYPATLDLPLFTLIIAVLIASLLVALPPRARESGVWTNGEPVEEFEIKPEHMYTGVSGAVQRISAAGDRIQSLTLSGSRFYRSTGGGYIDEALFMPLIRLSCGFGACFKELSKELNGMLATTFLVLVAMVIAFLAFVGVIG
- a CDS encoding hydrogenase 4 subunit D, whose product is MIALVLSSIALAYLGVVCFVLDDRRADTVMLPLLWLSSLIQVLVATVFYRSPDPIHAVFLDMNGFGEVYGLRVDGTSVFTAFVVSTAGAVFLTYAVRYMDEKNVGHPHRGQKGRFYGWMMLFLGSTLAFIYSSTVLQMLIFFELMSLACWGVVGFYGSKRAERAALKALLIPNFGAIIGFYTAVAYGIKYGDLGLDFLGALPEREKMILFLCFMVAAFTKSAQFPLYSWIPDAMEAPTPASAFLHGAAMVEMGVYLLIRVVRFMEPPVTVFYPMALILVATLTVAMLQYPRQSDAKKLLAYSTIAECAIMYTGVAIAILGNPLGIKAALFQLMNHAYLKGLAFLTAGSFTYYYGTLDMGRIKGLKETPLLAYSWSFSLLGLAGLPPFGVFFSKLYIYLNAGKMYDVPLGILLLLVVLADSVVLLYSALRNINSMIFSEGEPRRVDGIVSGALCSLILLSLTSAFIGYALLGVVQ